GCAGTTTCATACTTTGAGTCTGTCTCATGCAAATTGTCGATAAAAGTGCGAATCATGTTAAGCTTGTGCATCACAAGTGGCTTTTTTTATGAACAGTGAAGCatctgaaaatgaatgaaagtaatGCTTAAATGTGATTCATTGTACATTCTGCACATTTGTGGTGGGCTCCTGGACGTAAGCCTAAGCTGGCACAACATGTTCATTAGATCATATAAATGAGCATGCCactatcacaacacaacacacaagttgCTGTCCAGTGTCCCTTTATTCAGGGTCGGCGGAGTCAGAcaaaattattttcaaaatcctCACAGATTCTGTGCAGTCACAGGTGTTTTCATGTCATTGTGTAGGTCCTGAACTTGCTGCTGGACCTGGACCAAGAGTTCCACATCATTGGGAAACGCTACATAAACGTCCTACAGGTCTGCTGCCATTTGGTAGCGATGAGCTCTGCGTGTTACAACCCCTTCATCTATGCCTCACTGCACAGCAAGGTGCGCATGCACCTGAGTGGCTACCTGTGTCCTTGCCGCAAACGACAGAGTGACATGGTGGAGAGAGCGTCATCCAGGAGTTAACTGCTTCTTCTTTAGCAGCCTCATACGGAGCCTCATCTTTGCTCAAACACCAACATCTGATGCAAACCAGCTTCTGGTTACACATTCGAGTCACTTTGCTCTTTCagtctttgttttgtattttgtgactttaaaacatttagtcatcTCTTGTACAGGTTCACCACTTGTAAATTCTAAGTGAGGTCACTTATTACAAAGATGCAGATGCACACCGGAGTGTAGTTAATTATTGTGATGTAAAGATTAACACAGTTGGATTCCTACGTTTTGTTGGAAGGCCGAGCTGCTGGTGTCGACATTAAGCAGATCCTGTTAGCTCAAAAAGTTCCAACAGGATAAACAGATGACAGGAGCTGTGTAACAAACATATGCTGGGGGTGGTTACACTGATTACAGGGTGACATGTTTCACCTGAACAGTATTTGACTTCAGGGAAGTGACTTAACAATGAACTCTTCTCAGCTGGCAAAAGAAGATGGATGAATATTTTGTGTCGGCTAAAAATCTTATTCTTGTATCTTATTCTATATCAATTATGTCTCTATTGTATTACATGTCAGACATATTGTATTAGATAAGTTGTATAAAATACGCATTGCCTTTTGTTTTAGCGTCATTGCGTGGTATTATTCACTATTACTTTGTTGCGCGTTCTAAACTTGTGTGTCGCACGTGCTCTCTGTAAAACTGTGCCAATGTGCCAAACTCATATTGATGTCACCTGATGGACTaagtcttgttgtttttttttattctgtctaGAAAACAAGACGGACACAATGATCAACTTAATATTGCGAGCACGAAGAATAGGCCCCGAAGCATCACTGACACCAATCCTGTTAAGTTCCTACTGGGTACAATACAAGTACAAAAGCTGGTATAAAgtctattttcttctttgttgaaAGGCTCATCACTAAACGTATTCATGTAATCTGAATTACATTTAAGCCACATTAATTCTGTTCAAGCTACAGTTTtctttataattattatcaatgATTAAggctgaaataataattatttttttaattgattgatGCACGATGCATTACAAATATTGCTCTGCATGGAAAATTGTCCATCAGCTAACACGACTTGCTCATTTGTTCAATCAGCTAACTAAGTTTGCAGATTATAAAATACGCAGTGTCTTTGGTCAGCCTACTGGAAGCGCTAAAATGCCCCATGAAGGTTTAGTGCAAGGTAATGAAACCAGATGCCAACTGTTAACTTTTAGCAATTAGGTTATTTTGCTCCCGGCGTTGTATTGGCTTTTCTCTCTAAGTGAACGTTAAAACTGCAAGGTTCACCTCGActcaatgtgattttttttgctcTCATGCTGAAAGGGTCTCCAAGATTTATAATTTTGTCCTTTAGATGAGAGGTCAGCTGTTTTTAGATGAATTGCACCTTCCTCCGGTGCCCAGTGCCAGGCACTGTGTCATTTAAGTGTTAAAGCCTTTGCAAATAGGTTTGAACTTTTaggaaaagagcagagaaaaaaGTGGAACAGAAATACAGACATCTGTCAAGCAAAATACCTAAAATTCACCTTGAGTAGCTCTCCTTGggaataaaaaccttttttcatTGTAAAGCAATTCAACCAGGAGAGaaatgcaaaagaaagaaattactacaatattatattacattacaatatTAATGTGATGATGAAGTCTTAACAGCGCGTTTGGTGCATTTGAAATAGGGAAATACTGAGATCTAAGGCATCTGGTCCTGAGCAGCTGCCCAGTTAATCCTCCACGGAGTCCAGACACTGATAGTGATGGTGGCTGAGACTGATGAAGGatgaaaaatgatttatttggtGAAACTTCAAAGACAGCGATGGGCAGACAGAGGGTGCCAATTACAACAGCATGAAGAGTGGCACTCAACTGACAGCCTAAAGAAAATGAGAGTGTGCGTGCATGAATAGTTTATCCACATGAACGTACGCCAGAGCTTTGTACCTGTACATTTACTGTTTGGGTCaccaagaataaataaataaataatgcaactTTGTCAATGGCCTTTAGGCACATCAAAACACTGAATAATGATGTGGTTATCTTCAAAACATAAGAACACTAATACTGGAGTATATTAATTAAgcttaaaaagaaatgttttcttcttcttcgtgtaAATATATAGGCGACAGATGTaaatttgttattattcatcTTCTCTTACAGTCACAAACGTGATGCCTTTTGTGTCGTCAAAAATGACCTTAAGCCAACGAGACGGCAATCATGTCCCTATTTTCAATTGTAGGGACGTGGAGACCTCTGAATTGTTTTCATAAACATGTTGTGTAGACAAACCAGGTCATCTGTTTCATATTATGGATATTAATTGACATGCAAATTTGAATGTTTCCCCTAATGCAAGGGTGAGTGGTTTCTGGCAACAGCTTTTGTGTgtcacaaacaaagcaaaataatGCAGCTATGCTTGTCGaacataaatacatgtatttcaTATCCACACATGTTGGTTTATGTCTGTAAATTAAAACCAAAcgattttattctttattttgtagcttctttttttttactgtcatcACCTGGTGACACTTGTCACCAGGTGATGACAGTAAAGTAACAACATAGTTATGGTTAGTAATATATATTACTATGGTAATTACTATCTTATGCCTAATGCCATTTTCAACTTAATTATAACAACAGTAATATTGTTGTAATAAGGAGAATATATAAGTAAATTTCAAGTAATGTCTTGGTATTActgtttcacagtaaaatgcTTGGGAATCAGAATTAGTATTTGGCATATTATCATAATATCATACAAAAATGTATTCTCTCTTCCATGCTGCACccttttctatttgtttttaccAAGCTTTTATTTGGTGAGTAGTACAGAAATAAGATCATAATATTATCTCCCTATTATTACACTATTAccattgttactgtactgtaatgttgAGTGTTACCCATCACCTATGAATGACAGCCTGAACTTATGTGTCTGAGAGGAAAAACTGTAAAgacttttgttgatttgtttgtggTCACAAACAAATCTGCTCATCTGGACATTTGTCCAGTGCAAACAACAATTATGAATTCCATAATCCAGTACAACAGCTATGAAGCTTGAAAGCTTAAAATGGCCAGTTTAGGTGTTTAAATGAGTTATGAATTAAAATGCTGTATGTAATTATTATGGGGGTTGTGTTAAGTGATGGTGCTGCAATGAACTGCATTACACTGaaaaatatttttccttttatgtcTGGGGCAGATACGTTATTCGAGACAACTGTAAGGTTCAGTCCATCACCAAGGcaaatatgaatattatgaTCTCAAAGAACATgatctcaataaaaaaaaaaagataagactTTCTGGAGTGTATGATGGTTTTCAGCCTTTagattgtctgtttgtttgttgtttgtataaTATGTTGGcaaaaaatcagtaaaaaagtcatactatagtatgtcgtccaaaatcacagaagaaagtcttagtatagtatgtcatccaaaatcaccaaaaaaagtcatactataggatgtcgtccaaaatcgccaaaaaaagtcattctatagtatgtcttccaaaatcacaaaagaaaGTAATACTATAGTATATCGTGCAAAATcactccaaaaagtcataccatagtatgtcgtccaaaatgactcaaaaaagacatactatagtatatggTCACAATTCACTCAAACAGGTCCTACTATAtggttgtccaaaatcacagataaaagtcttagtatagtcagtcagtcagtcatcatctaaccgctttatcctccaccagagggtcgcggggggtgctgtgccaatctcagctacatcgggcgataggcggggtacaccctggacagttcgccagtccatcgcagggccacacacacaactagagacaaacaaccattcactctcacactcctatggtcaatttagagtgtccaatttacctaatccccacattgcatgtttttggactgtgggaggaagccggagtacccggagagaacccacgcacacacggggagaacatgcaaactccatgcagaaaggcccttgttccaatcggggctcgaacccgggtcttctcgctgcaaggcgagagtgctaaccactacaccaccgtgtggcccctcttagtatagtatgtcatccaaaatcaccgaAAAATGTCTTAGCataggatgtcgtccaaaatcacagaaaaaagtcatagtatagtatgtcgtccaaaatgactcaaaaaaagacatactatagtatgtcgtcacaAATCACTCAAACAGGTCCTACTATAGAATGCCATCAAAAATCAGTCCAAAAGtaatagtatagcatgtcgtccaaaatgagacaaaaaagtcatactatagtatgttatccaaaatcactcaaaatgtcatagtatagaatgtggtccaaaattagtcaaaaatgtcatagtttaaaaacgtcatagtattgtatgtcgtccaaaatcactcaaaaaagtcatagtatagtatttcgtccaaaatctgtcaaaaaagtcagagtatagtatgtcgtcgaaaattagtcaaaaaagtcatagtatagtatgtaggtcAAAAATCACTccaagtcatagtatagtatatcgtccaaaatcactcaaaaaagtcatagtatagaatgtcgtccaaaatcagtcaaaaatgtcatagtattgtatgtcgtccaaaatgagacaaaaaagtcatagtatagtatgtggtccaaaatctaTAGATAtctagacgacatactatactatgacttttttgaatcaCCTGCTAATTCATCACATTGCAACAGGGACACCATATGTTACTGGTTCCTATCCTCACAGAAAAGTAGAACCTTTAAGTAGGGCcttttttgggggattttcaCGTCTTGAAAACGCGACGTCTGCTCTCACATTCGTTTACCATCATTTTTTGTCCCTCCTTCAACCCTTTGTCTCCTCACCTCTGCTACCTGCCGCGTGACCTTCCCTCTACTGTGGATGTCATTTTACTAATGACATCATGTTCAGTGCACTTGACCCAGTGACCTACTTCCACGGGAATTGAGAGAAGGAGAGCTCAAGTGAAGGGCAGAAAGAGAGcgaaagagaaaaaaggggggaaggaggaggtggtggtggtggtgtagcATACAGAGCACTATAAATAGGGCTGTCAGTGGAGGTGCGCTATTGGAAAGGGGGGGAAGGGAGGACTGCAAAGGCtggagaggaagatgaggcGGGCGCACGAGATGAAGGCTTTACTGTCTGTGTCGTCATGAAACAGCTGTGATGGAGACAGACGAGCCACACTATTGGGATTAGTTGTCCGTGTAGAGATTAGAGGGAAGGGTCAGATGCTGGATTCCTTTTAGAGCTGAAAGTGTTCTGTTGCTCTTTATTGGTTTAATGTGAAAACTGTTTGTGCCAAGCGTGTTTTATTCAAGAACACTCcacaaatgcagagaataaGGCCTTTTCATCCAGAGATGAACCCCCTTTCACTTCTGCCCAGATTACATCTCATCGATCGCTCTGACATAGAGCCGATCAACCTGATTCATAGAGTAATGTGAAGATCGTTTAACTGTCTGTGTTCCTACTGAGGGTGATTAAAATTCTGCCAGCGATGCTCTTCTCAGCAGTAAATGCTAACATCTCATGTCCCCTTCtggttttctcttctctccatagCCGTGCGTTTTGGCCGCATTCCCAAACGGGAGAAGCAGAGGCTACTGGACGAGATGCAGAGCTACATGAACAGCCTCAACGAATCCGCTTCCATGGAAATGGAGGTGTCCTCTCCCCCCGACGCCCTCGCCGGTGCCCAGAACCAGACGAACGAGCGCCCCGCGCCGCAGTCTTACCAGAGCGGCTTGGTGAACGGCGACGGGAAGCCGCTCAAGATGGCgtcccacaacaacaacaacaacaacggcggcggcggcagcggcacTCCATCCTCCTCTTTCCGGAACAGTGCGGGGCAGGACGCGGCGATGACGCACACGTCGACCCAGACGCAGCACGCGCCGCACAGGGAGCAGGTGAACGTGACGTCGAGCTACGGCAGCGCCCCCACAAACTGCCCCGCTGCCCCCACTCACAGTGAACACTCCGCTAATCCTCATGTGGATAACGCCCAGTACACCTACTCCTCCAATCAGAACCAGTGTCCCGTCAGCGGCAACATATCAGCGCAGGCCTACTCGTCCAATCACAACGGTTTCCCAGCCAGTGAGTCCCAGAACCAAAACTCCTGCCCCTGGAAGCTGAGTGGTGGCGCCAAAGTGCTGGTGAGTCTTTTTCTTTCCCAGagaactatatatatatatatatgtgtatatatctatgaAAGTTGCATCAATAACACGTCTTGATTTGTCTCCCTGTGTCCTGCAGGCATGTCCACTCAACTCCTGTCCTGTGGCTCCAGCCAGCCGCTCCAGTCAGGAGGTGTGGGAGTCTTTCTCCCAGTGCTTCACTCCTGCTGTTAAAGAAGTGGTGGAGTTTGCAAAGAGCATCCCAGGCTTCCAGACCCTCAGCCAGCATGATCAGGTCATGCTGCTCAAATCCGGCACTTTTCAGGTAAATCCACTTCATCCAAAGTATGACTTTTACTTCCTCTGTTCACCGTCTGAGTTTAGATGTGTTTCTAATGCCGGCTCTATTCACAGGTTCTGATGGTGAGGTTTTGCTCCTTGTTTGATGCCAAGGAGAGGACGGTGACCTTCCTGAACGGGCAGACGTACTCGCTGGCGTCGCTGAGGGCTCTCGGCATGGGCTCTTTACTGGACGCCATGTTTGATTTCAGCGAGAAGCTGGGATCTTTGGGTCTGGAGCCGGATGAGATGGCTCTCTTCATGGCCGTCGTGCTCGTGTCAGCCGGTAAGACTACACTTGTTCCACTTCCACTcggcaaacaaacacacacacacacagacagatctCCTCTGACCAAGCTTCTTCCTCCGTTTTTCACAGATCGCTCCGGTGTTGTGGACGTGGGAGCggtggagctgctgcaggagaacCTGATCAAAGCTCTGCGGTCTCTCATCACCAGTCGCCGCCCCGACGACAGCACCCTCTTCCCAAAGTTGCTGCTCCGTCTGCCAGACCTGCGCACCCTGAACAACCAGCACTCTGACAAGCTTCTAGCTTTCCGCATCGATCCCTGAGGTCAGACGGCGGACTGAGGTGTCTGCTTTGGGGAAACCAGGCCGATCACATACAGAACTCTGGCCTCTGCGTGATGGACAAGATGTGGGAGCTGTTCCGTGCCCACCTGCTGTGAGAAAGTGTACTCTGTAAAGGACGGACGCACAGCAGGAAGCAGAAGCTCCTGAACTCGAAACTGACCTTCTCTCCAGTTGCTTCCAGgatagcaaaaaaacaaacaaaaataaaaataaataaacatagcCGGTGTTCTTCCTTGGGTTCCACGGGCCAACGTCAAACCTCCGAGTCACTTAGCTTTCACTCCTGCAGTTTATCTTCTGAAGACCAAAGTGAAAGAGGGCTTCTCTGTTCCTCCCTCTTATCCAAGAAGGAAACACACAGGCTCCTCTTTCCCTGGAAGAGAAGTGGACACAAACACTCattcatactgtacattcatgCTCTTACATTACTCTATGATGATATAGCAATAGAAATACCCGTCACATTTGGGAGAACACGTTGTGTTTGCCTCGTTGGAACCACCCTAAGCTATTTTGACAGCATGTTCCCAGTGAGGGAAATCTTTATGGAAATCATCTCATCTGTGAATGAGAAataagactttttctttttttatttgcttcttccGGAAATGATTGGTGTGTGTATTGCGGTAATCAGGGGAGAAGTTTCCGGTCATTTCAGACCGTGTCTGATgggtaaacgtgtgtgtgtatgtgtgtgtgtgtgtgtgtgtgtgtgtgtgtaaaagtgttcGCTTGTAAATTTTTGTACATAACCTTTTTCGCTCCCGGTTCGTACCCACGCTAGTGTGCAGATCCTGGAATATGTAAATGAAGCTAGTATTGAAATTATTGTACGACGTCACATCATAGATGGCTGTATAGACTGCAGAGGAAGCAGCATTTGAACCATGTGTTCCAAgtataaacttttttttttgaaaaaaaatctatctctatatatatatatatatgaatataaataaaaatataaataaaattaaaataaatgtattgttgACTGACTGCATTACCctgtgaatattttgtaaatgttttatggtCACACCATAGAGTACCATTATTAAATAATGTTCTATAGCATCTCTCCTTGTCCTCatctcttctccttttctccctCATGACGATCAGCGCCGCACGCTACGGGGGCCGTCGCCTAGCAACAGGCGCAGTCAGCCAGTCGTGCTCCAGGTGTGAGAGCCATTAGAGAGGCTTTGTTATGAGCCAGACTaatcatatttgtgtgttttggtaaCAAACGAATGTTATTTTACAGAGTGGTGACACACTTGCGTTGAGAATGAGGTGATGGTCACGGTGACTTTGTGGAGCAGAGATGCGGAGCACGTgccggggggtggggggggaggagggaggtcaTGAAATTCAAACGCATCTGGTTCTGTGACGTGTGCAAACGTGACTTTAAACAAGACACTTGGTCAGTGGGTTAATGTGCTTGGAAACTCTGGGTGTGAGGGTCCCTCCCTCTGCTATCACCCCAATCACCACAGTCGAGTGGGAAGGCCTCGGAGAAAACATTCAAGTATAAATATTTGGGAACATTTTTTCGTAAACAGCAACTGCAGCCTTCACAAGCCTCTGGTCTGGTGAGCTGAGATTGAAACCTAAGACACAGAGGccccatgtctgtgtttgttatttgaTAAACTGTGTGCTAATATCAGACACATTCAAAGATGAAAGATGAGCAACACAAATTTACCTTTATGTTtctaatatttttaaaaaaagaagcaatatTCTAAGATCTGATTCCGGATGGAGGCAGCAAGAGAAGAAGGCcgtaacattacattacagatGTCAACTGCCagaaaacaccaagaacaaaCAAGAACGAGATATAAAATATGAGCGTCAAccacatttgtttctttaaatgaacacaGCAAGGCTTCATTTTCATTGCTATAGCCAATAAAAGCTAGAGCTCAGGCTCAAATAGTGCTGCGACACCACCAGTGTCTCAGTCAAATCAATGCACCATCatggggccacatggtggcaTAGTGGCTGgcgctgttgccttgcagcaaaaaaaagacccgggtttgtgATCCTTTCTGAATGGAGCTTGCATGTTCTGCCAGGGTTAACTGGACACAgcaggtgtgactgtgagagtgagtcattatttgtccctgtgatggactgacaatCTGTCCAGGAAGTGGCCCACGGGTCACCCTgcgtcagctgggatcggctccAGCAAACGTCACGTGCAGAAAATAAGCAGGagacaaatgaatggatgaatgttgaGGACATGCCATCTACTGGACGGGTCAGTAACAGCAGGAACAAATGTAGTGTTGGTAGTAATATAATtctaatggtctgtatttatatataaataatgctTTGCTATTCATGATgaacactcaaagctgctttaaactacagttttcattgattcacacacattcactcacactttcatactgCATCTACActacatggacaaaagtattgggacGCCTG
This Solea senegalensis isolate Sse05_10M linkage group LG8, IFAPA_SoseM_1, whole genome shotgun sequence DNA region includes the following protein-coding sequences:
- the LOC122772959 gene encoding nuclear receptor subfamily 1 group D member 1-like, whose amino-acid sequence is MLTSHVPFWFSLLSIAVRFGRIPKREKQRLLDEMQSYMNSLNESASMEMEVSSPPDALAGAQNQTNERPAPQSYQSGLVNGDGKPLKMASHNNNNNNGGGGSGTPSSSFRNSAGQDAAMTHTSTQTQHAPHREQVNVTSSYGSAPTNCPAAPTHSEHSANPHVDNAQYTYSSNQNQCPVSGNISAQAYSSNHNGFPASESQNQNSCPWKLSGGAKVLACPLNSCPVAPASRSSQEVWESFSQCFTPAVKEVVEFAKSIPGFQTLSQHDQVMLLKSGTFQVLMVRFCSLFDAKERTVTFLNGQTYSLASLRALGMGSLLDAMFDFSEKLGSLGLEPDEMALFMAVVLVSADRSGVVDVGAVELLQENLIKALRSLITSRRPDDSTLFPKLLLRLPDLRTLNNQHSDKLLAFRIDP